The following are encoded in a window of Astyanax mexicanus isolate ESR-SI-001 chromosome 6, AstMex3_surface, whole genome shotgun sequence genomic DNA:
- the LOC103046199 gene encoding protein S100-A11: MEAAINTLVSQFKAFAGKQGSDQTLSREEFQSMLNTQLKNYIKNANDPAAIDQLMSSLDKNSDGELSFLEFWQFLGQLANQHGGFNK, translated from the exons ATGGAGGCCGCCATTAACACACTGGTGTCCCAGTTTAAGGCCTTCGCTGGGAAGCAGGGCTCTGATCAGACGCTGAGCCGAGAGGAGTTCCAGAGCATGCTGAACACCCAGCTCAAGAACTACATCAAG AATGCAAATGACCCCGCAGCCATTGACCAACTGATGAGCTCACTGGATAAAAACAGTGATGGAGAGTTGAGCTTCCTGGAGTTCTGGCAGTTCCTCGGCCAACTAGCAAACCAACATGGCGGCTTCAATAAATAG
- the tlr19.1 gene encoding toll-like receptor 12 isoform X1, whose translation MFQSLKLLLCFSLCDVSFAVIAQHCFTFKEQILKDIGSTLSCDHRPGHGDYAECNISDFRSDLTELTPEVRSLCIFHKAKMIPEKAFSQWPSLEILRIFGEQLNGIMSKAFIGLSNLKFLKITFDSSSKCRNVSLEDQAFAGLENLQELELTGFQFKNISSSTFNPLRELVSLRLAGVCVKELSEVFCSLSDNMALLQHLSLEDSGVSTIDKQDCMAESAVLAGVKDLNLDGNPIQVIEEDSLKVFQNLSSLSLKLLEQFESRNSIWKSGIGQVDKIRFSGPKSKGLINDLCSMTAHLSVRTLELSQIAVDMLSEKSLQNCSRHLKTLSICSSKIQQIDFRFWKVAANIESLTMSDMGLKEASFCKGANGTIWNITSLNLENNLLKEVHANQFGCMPLLERLVLSRNSIETLFQDALSGLPRLRTLKLNSNKIKQLSYTDFESLSALEILLIDNNTIQKIEEGAFRKQKQLQEMTLGTLLFPELYLTMIFYGFPPKMQNLSIETGHHTALLHLGVNPTPERLSALNLNIFGIYIDDCNNTLLKRVRELKLMAYYIACDFHSFWTFFPNLESFEYKGDSEGHSETYGDINTLRNLRRLKLTSLNFANNSETDMMFWNLKKLQVLTLVNCHLNFLTKSMFKDLLSLQLLRIDLNNPLTLLDGMFDPLPSLRAIVLDELDFRCDCENNWFLDWAESSKQVQVIHLQRQQCVWHYQKRDYLSTMEKLCQTDVQYLCYLGSSIAIALLLSASIGYRFAYWPCMVLFFRLRGYVERKLGGKWRIKRRRRERQGDEEVEVQVEEEEEEEMKFDAFVSFSRHDEAWVLEELAPRLEEEGQQRLRLCLHSRDFEVGKGIVNNISESIYRSRRTVCVLSRQYLRSDWCSLEMRVATYRLLEEQEHSLILIFLQHISPFQLTAFHRLVTLVKSRTYLEWPEDLAKREHFWECLRRNIVKGDMSAHDGKLKEYTE comes from the exons ATGTTCCAGAGCCTGAAGCTTCTTCTGTGTTTCAGCCTCTGCGATGTTTCTTTTGCTGTTATTGCTCAACATTGTTTTACCTTTAAGGAGCAAATCCTCAAAGATATAGGAAGTACCTTATCCTGCGATCATCGTCCAGGACATGGAGATTATGCAGAATGCAACATCTCAGACTTCCGCTCAGATCTGACGGAACTCACACCAGAGGTCAGGTCACTCTGTATCTTCCACAAGGCAAAGATGATTCCAGAAAAGGCGTTCTCACAATGGCCGTCGTTGGAAATTTTACGTATCTTTGGAGAGCAGTTGAACGGGATTATGTCTAAAGCCTTCATTGGCCTCTCCAACCTAAAGTTCCTGAAGATTACCTTCGATTCTTCTTCCAAATGTCGCAATGTTTCCTTAGAAGATCAAGCGTTTGCTGGGTTGGAGAACTTACAGGAGCTGGAACTGACAGGTTTCCAGTTTAAGAACATTTCCAGCTCAACCTTCAACCCTTTGAGGGAGCTTGTGAGTTTGAGGTTAGCAGGGGTTTGTGTGAAGGAGTTGAGTGAGGTGTTTTGTAGTCTCAGTGATAACATGGCTCTACTACAGCATTTGTCTCTGGAGGACAGTGGAGTTTCAACCATAGATAAGCAGGATTGCATGGCCGAATCTGCTGTGCTTGCTGGAGTCAAGGATTTAAATCTAGATGGGAATCCCATCCAGGTGATTGAGGAAGATTCTCTGAAGGTGTTTCAGAATCTTTCCAGCCTTTCTTTAAAGCTCCTTGAACAGTTTGAGTCAAGGAACAGCATTTGGAAATCGGGAATTGGCCAGGTCGATAAAATCCGCTTTTCTGGACCGAAGTCTAAAGGGCTCATCAATGACTTGTGCAGCATGACCGCTCATCTAAGTGTGAGAACCCTTGAACTATCTCAAATCGCAGTGGATATGTTGTCTGAGAAAAGTCTACAAAACTGCAGTAGGCATTTGAAGACATTGAGCATCTGTAGCTCCAAGATTCAACAGATCGACTTCAGATTTTGGAAGGTTGCAGCAAATATCGAATCCCTAACAATGTCCGACATGGGTTTAAAAGAAGCGTCATTTTGCAAGGGCGCTAATGGTACCATTTGGAACATCACCAGTTTAAATCTAGAGAACAACCTACTCAAGGAGGTTCACGCCAATCAGTTCGGCTGTATGCCTTTACTGGAACGACTTGTACTCAGCAGAAACTCCATTGAAACTCTGTTTCAAGATGCCTTGAGTGGTCTACCAAGACTCAGGACTCTGAAGCTTAACTCAAACAAGATCAAGCAGCTTTCCTACACAGACTTTGAGTCTCTTTCTGCTTTGGAGATCCTGCTAATTGACAATAATACAATTCAGAAGATTGAAGAAGGTGCATTCAGGAAGCAAAAGCAGCTACAGGAGATGACCTTAGGCACTCTGTTGTTCCCTGAGCTGTACCTTACCATGATTTTTTACGGCTTCCCACCGAAAATGCAAAATCTCAGCATCGAAACTGGACACCACACAGCCCTTCTCCACCTTGGCGTAAATCCGACCCCTGAGAGACTCTCTGCTCTAAACCTAAACATATTTGGCATATATATCGATGACTGTAACAATACACTGCTCAAGCGAGTACGAGAACTGAAGTTGATGGCCTATTATATTGCCTGCGATTTTCACTCCTTTTGGACCTTCTTTCCAAACCTTGAATCCTTCGAGTACAAGGGCGACAGCGAGGGACATTCGGAAACGTACGGCGACATCAACACTCTGCGCAATCTGAGACGTCTCAAACTGACCAGTCTCAATTTTGCCAACAACTCAGAAACCGACATGATGTTCTGGAACCTCAAAAAGCTCCAGGTCCTCACGCTGGTGAACTGCCACCTCAACTTCTTAACGAAAAGCATGTTCAAGGACTTGCTTTCTCTGCAATTGTTGCGCATAGACCTGAACAACCCTCTGACTCTGTTGGACGGGATGTTCGACCCCCTGCCGTCGCTGAGAGCCATTGTCCTCGACGAGTTGGACTTCCGCTGTGACTGCGAAAACAACTGGTTTCTAGACTGGGCAGAGAGCTCCAAGCAAGTGCAGGTGATTCATCTGCAGCGTCAGCAGTGCGTTTGGCACTACCAGAAGCGTGATTACCTTTCCACCATGGAGAAGCTGTGTCAGACAGATGTGCAGTACCTGTGCTACCTGGGCTCATCCATCGCCATCGCCCTGCTGCTGTCTGCTTCCATCGGTTATCGCTTTGCGTACTGGCCCTGCATGGTTCTCTTCTTCCGTCTGAGAGGATATGTGGAGAGGAAGCTTGGAGGGAAGTGGaggataaaaagaagaagaagagagaggcagggagacgaggaagtGGAAGTACAggtggaagaggaagaggaagaggagatgAAGTTTGATGCGTTCGTGTCGTTCAGTAGGCATGATGAAGCCTGGGTTTTGGAGGAGTTGGCGCCAAGACTGGAGGAAGAAGGCCAGCAAAGACTGCGACTCTGCCTGCACAGCCGGGACTTTGAG GTGGGTAAAGGAATAGTGAATAATATCTCAGAGAGTATCTACAGGAGTCGGCGTACAGTGTGTGTGCTGAGTCGTCAGTATCTGCGCAGTGATTGGTGCAGCCTGGAGATGCGAGTGGCGACCTACCGTCTCCTGGAGGAGCAGGAGCATTCCCTCATCCTCATCTTCCTCCAGCACATCTCCCCCTTCCAGCTCACCGCTTTCCACCG GTTGGTGACCCTGGTAAAATCCCGTACCTATCTGGAGTGGCCAGAGGACCTGGCTAAGAGGGAGCACTTCTGGGAATGCCTGAGAAGAAACATAGTTAAGGGGGACATG TCTGCCCACGACGGAAAACTGAAggaatatacagaataa
- the tlr19.1 gene encoding toll-like receptor 13 isoform X2 produces the protein MFQSLKLLLCFSLCDVSFAVIAQHCFTFKEQILKDIGSTLSCDHRPGHGDYAECNISDFRSDLTELTPEVRSLCIFHKAKMIPEKAFSQWPSLEILRIFGEQLNGIMSKAFIGLSNLKFLKITFDSSSKCRNVSLEDQAFAGLENLQELELTGFQFKNISSSTFNPLRELVSLRLAGVCVKELSEVFCSLSDNMALLQHLSLEDSGVSTIDKQDCMAESAVLAGVKDLNLDGNPIQVIEEDSLKVFQNLSSLSLKLLEQFESRNSIWKSGIGQVDKIRFSGPKSKGLINDLCSMTAHLSVRTLELSQIAVDMLSEKSLQNCSRHLKTLSICSSKIQQIDFRFWKVAANIESLTMSDMGLKEASFCKGANGTIWNITSLNLENNLLKEVHANQFGCMPLLERLVLSRNSIETLFQDALSGLPRLRTLKLNSNKIKQLSYTDFESLSALEILLIDNNTIQKIEEGAFRKQKQLQEMTLGTLLFPELYLTMIFYGFPPKMQNLSIETGHHTALLHLGVNPTPERLSALNLNIFGIYIDDCNNTLLKRVRELKLMAYYIACDFHSFWTFFPNLESFEYKGDSEGHSETYGDINTLRNLRRLKLTSLNFANNSETDMMFWNLKKLQVLTLVNCHLNFLTKSMFKDLLSLQLLRIDLNNPLTLLDGMFDPLPSLRAIVLDELDFRCDCENNWFLDWAESSKQVQVIHLQRQQCVWHYQKRDYLSTMEKLCQTDVQYLCYLGSSIAIALLLSASIGYRFAYWPCMVLFFRLRGYVERKLGGKWRIKRRRRERQGDEEVEVQVEEEEEEEMKFDAFVSFSRHDEAWVLEELAPRLEEEGQQRLRLCLHSRDFEVGKGIVNNISESIYRSRRTVCVLSRQYLRSDWCSLEMRVATYRLLEEQEHSLILIFLQHISPFQLTAFHRLVTLVKSRTYLEWPEDLAKREHFWECLRRNIVKGDMDAPSALLQK, from the exons ATGTTCCAGAGCCTGAAGCTTCTTCTGTGTTTCAGCCTCTGCGATGTTTCTTTTGCTGTTATTGCTCAACATTGTTTTACCTTTAAGGAGCAAATCCTCAAAGATATAGGAAGTACCTTATCCTGCGATCATCGTCCAGGACATGGAGATTATGCAGAATGCAACATCTCAGACTTCCGCTCAGATCTGACGGAACTCACACCAGAGGTCAGGTCACTCTGTATCTTCCACAAGGCAAAGATGATTCCAGAAAAGGCGTTCTCACAATGGCCGTCGTTGGAAATTTTACGTATCTTTGGAGAGCAGTTGAACGGGATTATGTCTAAAGCCTTCATTGGCCTCTCCAACCTAAAGTTCCTGAAGATTACCTTCGATTCTTCTTCCAAATGTCGCAATGTTTCCTTAGAAGATCAAGCGTTTGCTGGGTTGGAGAACTTACAGGAGCTGGAACTGACAGGTTTCCAGTTTAAGAACATTTCCAGCTCAACCTTCAACCCTTTGAGGGAGCTTGTGAGTTTGAGGTTAGCAGGGGTTTGTGTGAAGGAGTTGAGTGAGGTGTTTTGTAGTCTCAGTGATAACATGGCTCTACTACAGCATTTGTCTCTGGAGGACAGTGGAGTTTCAACCATAGATAAGCAGGATTGCATGGCCGAATCTGCTGTGCTTGCTGGAGTCAAGGATTTAAATCTAGATGGGAATCCCATCCAGGTGATTGAGGAAGATTCTCTGAAGGTGTTTCAGAATCTTTCCAGCCTTTCTTTAAAGCTCCTTGAACAGTTTGAGTCAAGGAACAGCATTTGGAAATCGGGAATTGGCCAGGTCGATAAAATCCGCTTTTCTGGACCGAAGTCTAAAGGGCTCATCAATGACTTGTGCAGCATGACCGCTCATCTAAGTGTGAGAACCCTTGAACTATCTCAAATCGCAGTGGATATGTTGTCTGAGAAAAGTCTACAAAACTGCAGTAGGCATTTGAAGACATTGAGCATCTGTAGCTCCAAGATTCAACAGATCGACTTCAGATTTTGGAAGGTTGCAGCAAATATCGAATCCCTAACAATGTCCGACATGGGTTTAAAAGAAGCGTCATTTTGCAAGGGCGCTAATGGTACCATTTGGAACATCACCAGTTTAAATCTAGAGAACAACCTACTCAAGGAGGTTCACGCCAATCAGTTCGGCTGTATGCCTTTACTGGAACGACTTGTACTCAGCAGAAACTCCATTGAAACTCTGTTTCAAGATGCCTTGAGTGGTCTACCAAGACTCAGGACTCTGAAGCTTAACTCAAACAAGATCAAGCAGCTTTCCTACACAGACTTTGAGTCTCTTTCTGCTTTGGAGATCCTGCTAATTGACAATAATACAATTCAGAAGATTGAAGAAGGTGCATTCAGGAAGCAAAAGCAGCTACAGGAGATGACCTTAGGCACTCTGTTGTTCCCTGAGCTGTACCTTACCATGATTTTTTACGGCTTCCCACCGAAAATGCAAAATCTCAGCATCGAAACTGGACACCACACAGCCCTTCTCCACCTTGGCGTAAATCCGACCCCTGAGAGACTCTCTGCTCTAAACCTAAACATATTTGGCATATATATCGATGACTGTAACAATACACTGCTCAAGCGAGTACGAGAACTGAAGTTGATGGCCTATTATATTGCCTGCGATTTTCACTCCTTTTGGACCTTCTTTCCAAACCTTGAATCCTTCGAGTACAAGGGCGACAGCGAGGGACATTCGGAAACGTACGGCGACATCAACACTCTGCGCAATCTGAGACGTCTCAAACTGACCAGTCTCAATTTTGCCAACAACTCAGAAACCGACATGATGTTCTGGAACCTCAAAAAGCTCCAGGTCCTCACGCTGGTGAACTGCCACCTCAACTTCTTAACGAAAAGCATGTTCAAGGACTTGCTTTCTCTGCAATTGTTGCGCATAGACCTGAACAACCCTCTGACTCTGTTGGACGGGATGTTCGACCCCCTGCCGTCGCTGAGAGCCATTGTCCTCGACGAGTTGGACTTCCGCTGTGACTGCGAAAACAACTGGTTTCTAGACTGGGCAGAGAGCTCCAAGCAAGTGCAGGTGATTCATCTGCAGCGTCAGCAGTGCGTTTGGCACTACCAGAAGCGTGATTACCTTTCCACCATGGAGAAGCTGTGTCAGACAGATGTGCAGTACCTGTGCTACCTGGGCTCATCCATCGCCATCGCCCTGCTGCTGTCTGCTTCCATCGGTTATCGCTTTGCGTACTGGCCCTGCATGGTTCTCTTCTTCCGTCTGAGAGGATATGTGGAGAGGAAGCTTGGAGGGAAGTGGaggataaaaagaagaagaagagagaggcagggagacgaggaagtGGAAGTACAggtggaagaggaagaggaagaggagatgAAGTTTGATGCGTTCGTGTCGTTCAGTAGGCATGATGAAGCCTGGGTTTTGGAGGAGTTGGCGCCAAGACTGGAGGAAGAAGGCCAGCAAAGACTGCGACTCTGCCTGCACAGCCGGGACTTTGAG GTGGGTAAAGGAATAGTGAATAATATCTCAGAGAGTATCTACAGGAGTCGGCGTACAGTGTGTGTGCTGAGTCGTCAGTATCTGCGCAGTGATTGGTGCAGCCTGGAGATGCGAGTGGCGACCTACCGTCTCCTGGAGGAGCAGGAGCATTCCCTCATCCTCATCTTCCTCCAGCACATCTCCCCCTTCCAGCTCACCGCTTTCCACCG GTTGGTGACCCTGGTAAAATCCCGTACCTATCTGGAGTGGCCAGAGGACCTGGCTAAGAGGGAGCACTTCTGGGAATGCCTGAGAAGAAACATAGTTAAGGGGGACATG gatgcTCCTTCAGCTCTGTTACAAAAATAG
- the LOC125802357 gene encoding toll-like receptor 13 — protein MDSTVFAGLSRLEELSLEGLRWTFMGVSNATFDPLLSLSKLSLNRICLQELAEVFCHLSNRMSYLKHLKVINSGITSIRNRMPGCPGSSKPWPSNVLAGVQTLDLRENEIKIIEANSLRVFQNLSSLTLSFYGVWLGSIWESGVGEVSEFELAGVVLNEYQTNFKDLCRLVSRLNLQSLVLTFVKVRKLSAEDVKDCGKGLKELSIFNSNIEELDLGFWTSILSTKVLHMTNTGLTTARFCDVANGTMELWMELKTLGLGNNQIKTVETNQFLCMPQLEQLLLNDNKIQTLEPGAFRGLLQLKVLKLNSNSIKMLAADDFRSLWALEILLIDNNVIESIDHGTFRDQKELRELTFGRLEYVYTLHLSLLFYGFPEKMQRLSIDAHYGTTIYAGDAGRPNDSFVLELNGDVLNMGDLYSPFLESVRELKLSGTTFFFKCSFFVPYFSNLESLELLGNPERVHVNYSGISSLRQLKKLKLINLNFSNHTNPGMTFWNLKMLRILVLHDCHFSFLTKRMFRDLRSLQLLRLYSSSPLILHDGMFEVLPALRAVVFDLVEFRCDCENGWFLDWAESSKQVQVIDLQRQQCVWHYQKRDYLSTMEKLCQTDVQYLCYLCSSIAIALLLSASVGYRFAYWSCVVLFFRLRGYVERKLGKKRRIKRRRRERQGDEEVEVQVEEEEEEEMKFDAFVSFSRHDEAWVLGELAPRLEERGQPRLRLCLHSRDFEVGKGIVNNISESIYRSRRTVCVLSRQYLRSDWCSLEMRVATYRLLEEQEHSLILIFLQHISPFQLTAFHR, from the exons ATGGACTCTACTGTCTTTGCTGGGTTGAGTCGATTGGAAGAATTGTCTTTAGAAGGTCTGAGGTGGACTTTTATGGGTGTTTCCAACGCCACATTTGACCCTCTCCTCTCTTTATCTAAGCTGTCTCTAAACAGGATTTGCCTTCAGGAACTTGCAGAGGTTTTTTGTCATCTTTCAAATAGAATGTCTTACTTGAAACACCTCAAAGTGATCAACAGTGGCATCACTTCAATCAGGAACCGGATGCCCGGATGCCCAGGATCTTCCAAACCATGGCCTTCAAACGTACTTGCAGGGGTGCAAACTCTAGACCTCAGAGAGAATGAGATTAAAATCATTGAGGCGAATTCTTTAAGAGTCTTTCAAAACCTTTCGAGTCTCACCTTAAGCTTTTATGGCGTTTGGCTCGGAAGCATTTGGGAGTCTGGAGTTGGAGAGGTCAGTGAGTTTGAATTGGCCGGGGTTGTTTTAAACgagtatcaaacaaactttaaggACTTGTGTCGTCTAGTTTCTCGATTAAACCTTCAATCTCTTGTGCTTACTTTTGTAAAAGTGCGCAAATTGTCTGCCGAAGATGTGAAGGACTGTGGGAAAGGTCTAAAAGAGCTTTCGATATTCAATTCAAACATAGAGGAGCTGGACTTAGGGTTCTGGACAAGCATATTAAGTACCAAGGTCTTGCACATGACCAACACAGGACTGACCACAGCCCGGTTTTGCGATGTCGCCAATGGAACCATGGAACTGTGGATGGAATTGAAGACTTTGGGTCTTGGGAACAATCAGATAAAGACAGTCGAAACCAACCAGTTTCTTTGCATGCCTCAACTTGAGCAACTTCTTCTCAATGACAACAAGATCCAAACTTTGGAACCTGGAGCTTTCAGAGGTTTGCTTCAACTTAAAGTTctcaaactcaactcaaactcaATCAAGATGCTCGCTGCCGACGACTTCCGTTCACTCTGGGCTCTTGAAATCCTGCTGATTGACAATAATGTAATTGAGAGTATCGATCATGGAACGTTTAGAGATCAGAAGGAACTACGAGAGCTGACATTTGGTAGACTGGAGTATGTCTATACTCTGCATCTGAGTTTGCTGTTTTACGGATTTCCAGAGAAAATGCAGCGTCTCAGCATCGATGCACATTATGGGACTACTATCTACGCAGGCGATGCAGGACGACCCAATGATTCCTTCGTATTAGAACTGAACGGAGACGTTCTCAACATGGGTGACTTGTATTCTCCGTTCCTCGAGTCAGTCCGAGAGCTCAAACTCAGTGGAACCACCTTCTTTTTTAAGTGTTCCTTCTTTGTGCCGTACTTTTCCAATCTGGAATCTCTGGAATTGCTTGGGAATCCCGAGCGGGTGCACGTTAACTACTCTGGAATTAGCAGTTTGCGTCAACTAAAGAAGCTCAAACTCATCAATCTCAACTTCTCCAACCACACGAATCCTGGAATGACCTTCTGGAACCTAAAGATGCTCCGTATCCTCGTGCTCCACGACTGTCACTTTAGTTTCCTGACCAAGCGAATGTTCAGAGATCTGCGGTCCCTGCAGCTGCTGCGACTCTACAGCTCCAGCCCGTTGATTTTACACGATGGGATGTTCGAGGTTCTTCCAGCTTTAAGAGCAGTGGTGTTTGACCTCGTGGAGTTTCGCTGCGATTGTGAAAACGGCTGGTTTCTAGACTGGGCAGAGAGCTCCAAGCAAGTGCAGGTGATTGATCTGCAGCGTCAGCAGTGCGTTTGGCACTACCAGAAGCGTGATTACCTCTCCACCATGGAGAAGCTGTGTCAGACAGATGTGCAGTACCTGTGCTACCTGTGCTCATCCATCGCCATCGCTCTGCTGCTGTCTGCTTCCGTCGGTTATCGCTTTGCGTACTGGTCCTGCGTGGTTCTCTTCTTCCGTCTGAGGGGATATGTGGAGAGGAAGCTTGGCAAGAAGCGGaggataaaaagaagaagaagagagaggcagggagacgaggaagtGGAAGTACAggtggaagaggaagaggaagaggagatgAAGTTTGATGCATTCGTGTCGTTCAGTAGGCATGATGAAGCCTGGGTTTTGGGGGAGTTGGCGCCAAGACTGGAGGAGCGAGGTCAGCCCAGGCTGAGACTGTGCCTGCACAGCCGGGACTTTGAG GTGGGTAAAGGAATAGTGAATAATATCTCAGAGAGTATCTACAGGAGTCGGCGTACAGTGTGTGTGCTGAGTCGTCAGTATCTGCGCAGTGATTGGTGCAGCCTGGAGATGCGAGTGGCGACCTACCGTCTCCTGGAGGAGCAGGAGCATTCCCTCATCCTCATCTTCCTCCAGCACATCTCCCCCTTCCAGCTCACCGCTTTCCACCGGTAA
- the LOC125802356 gene encoding uncharacterized protein LOC125802356: METGQGTGQEMETGQGTETGQGTDTGRGTGQVTETGRGTGQVTETGRGTGQVTETGRGTGQVTETGQVTETGHETETGRDRTWEQGLEH, from the exons atggagactggacagggaactggacaggagatggagacaggacaggggacagagactggacagggaacggacactggacggggaactggacag gtgacggagactggacggggaactggacaggtgacggagactggacggggaactggacaggtgacggagactggacggggaactggacaggtgacggagactggacaggtgacggagactggacatgagacagagactggacgggaccggacatgggaacagggactagaacattga